From Pedobacter indicus, a single genomic window includes:
- a CDS encoding SusC/RagA family TonB-linked outer membrane protein yields the protein MDVFMEKMKTHRHLKKIGLFLALLCCLSSPLSTSAQTNTQEIVAGKVTDVNGEPLTGVSVLLKNSQIGTSTDNDGNFSLLIPSREGVLEFSYMGFQKHEQTVTSGEPVTVQMTADQEALSEVVVVGYGTQTKASITGAVSSIQSEDIVRTPAVSATSALVGKIPGITSRATDSRPGNGTNLQIRNLGAPLYVIDGVPYSMNDQTTAFGLNSGVSGQNMFNNLGIEDIESITVLKDASAAVYGLRASNGVVLITTKKGRKNEQASINLTSYYGLQNFTRFPRVANAGQYVRGLLESVQNLGGDPSLLYSPEELARWEAGTEKGYKTYDYYDIVTRKNVPQAYISLNTSGGTERSNYYFAVSHVNQDAILKDFNFNRTNLQANLSTNIANGLTLGAQVSGRIEDRHNVGVPGLDDYFNPLLSIFSMWPTESPYANDNPNYVHQTHNVNVNPATYTDDITGYVDEITRAMNVNINAQYDFNFGLTVKGLYSYNYTNQDFDGFEYTYKAYRYNEATDTYEDRDPSSGALYGNQNPWREKHKRNIVSNFAQVQLNYEKQLGDHFISGVAAYERSENENSYLAIHSVPPNNYVPLMNFSTQDYLADEWAIEARAGYVGRINYNYKQRYLVELLGRYDGSFLYHGDQRWGFFPGVSLGWRLSDEPFMRNMTEGILDDLKLRASYGETGSELGLGDPPAMFSYIGGYNFNQGSAVLDGNYIIGLRPRGLPITNLSWVTNKTLNFGIDFTLFEQKLTGQFDVFERRRSGLPAPKYDVLLPAEVGYTLPVDNLNSDATRGMDGAIGYTNRVGELDYSIGVNATIGRLRSLETYKPRFGNAWEEYRYSVEDRWANVNWGYEVIGQFQSQDEIDHHLVNNDGQGNRSQLPGDLIYKDVNGDGIINGMDERPIGYAQGALPYFNYGINGSFSIKRFTLSFDFSGGGMQSFFRNWELKYPFQNNGNLIEYFASDHWHRVDPYNPNSEWVAGTYPAFRKDVNNHNNFRKSSFWLTNVRYFRLRNLELAYSLPTRIIEKVGLKNVRVFANGTNLFSIDNVKDFGIDPEISSENGLIYPQQKLYNFGINVSL from the coding sequence ATGGATGTTTTTATGGAAAAAATGAAGACGCATCGGCACTTAAAAAAGATTGGCCTATTTCTAGCCTTGCTCTGTTGTCTGTCAAGTCCTCTGTCCACTTCGGCGCAGACGAACACACAAGAAATTGTCGCGGGAAAGGTAACTGATGTTAACGGCGAGCCTCTAACGGGGGTAAGTGTCCTTCTTAAAAATTCTCAGATTGGTACGAGCACAGACAACGACGGGAACTTCTCCCTGCTTATCCCCAGTCGTGAAGGTGTTCTCGAATTCTCTTACATGGGCTTTCAGAAGCACGAGCAAACCGTTACTTCCGGGGAGCCGGTAACGGTACAAATGACCGCCGATCAAGAGGCGCTGTCTGAAGTAGTCGTTGTCGGTTATGGTACGCAAACCAAGGCGTCGATAACAGGTGCAGTAAGTTCGATTCAATCGGAAGATATTGTGCGCACACCCGCCGTTTCAGCAACGAGTGCCTTGGTAGGGAAGATTCCCGGTATCACATCTCGTGCTACTGATTCTAGACCCGGGAATGGAACGAATTTACAAATTCGAAATCTAGGTGCACCACTGTATGTTATTGACGGTGTTCCGTATAGTATGAACGATCAAACTACTGCTTTCGGATTGAATAGTGGGGTTTCAGGACAGAATATGTTTAATAATCTTGGTATCGAAGATATCGAAAGCATAACCGTTCTTAAAGATGCGTCAGCCGCAGTATATGGTTTGCGGGCGTCCAATGGAGTGGTTCTGATTACCACAAAGAAAGGAAGAAAAAATGAGCAGGCTTCTATCAATTTGACAAGTTACTACGGTCTACAAAATTTCACCCGTTTTCCGAGAGTTGCGAATGCGGGTCAGTACGTGCGTGGTCTTTTAGAATCAGTGCAAAACTTGGGTGGCGATCCGTCCTTATTATATTCACCTGAAGAGTTAGCCCGTTGGGAAGCCGGAACCGAAAAGGGTTATAAAACGTATGATTATTATGATATCGTAACTCGTAAAAATGTTCCCCAAGCCTATATTAGTCTGAATACATCTGGTGGCACCGAGCGCTCCAATTATTACTTCGCGGTAAGCCATGTCAATCAGGATGCCATCCTGAAGGACTTTAATTTTAACCGAACAAACTTACAGGCCAATTTATCAACGAATATCGCAAATGGTTTGACGCTGGGTGCCCAGGTTTCGGGACGGATTGAAGATCGGCATAACGTTGGTGTCCCTGGACTGGATGATTATTTTAATCCGCTGCTCAGTATCTTTAGTATGTGGCCAACCGAGAGCCCTTATGCGAATGACAACCCCAATTATGTACATCAAACACACAATGTCAATGTGAACCCGGCTACCTATACGGATGATATCACTGGCTATGTAGATGAGATCACCAGGGCCATGAATGTGAACATCAATGCTCAATATGATTTTAATTTTGGTTTAACAGTTAAAGGACTCTACTCATATAACTATACCAATCAAGACTTTGACGGCTTCGAATATACTTATAAAGCGTATCGTTATAATGAAGCGACTGATACCTATGAGGATCGGGATCCGAGTAGCGGAGCCCTTTATGGTAATCAAAACCCGTGGCGAGAGAAACATAAAAGGAATATCGTGTCAAACTTCGCACAGGTTCAACTCAACTACGAAAAGCAATTAGGTGATCATTTTATATCCGGAGTTGCTGCTTACGAACGGTCAGAAAATGAGAATTCGTATCTGGCGATCCATTCAGTACCTCCGAACAATTATGTGCCTCTCATGAATTTTTCTACACAAGACTATCTGGCTGATGAGTGGGCCATAGAGGCCAGGGCGGGTTACGTTGGTAGGATTAACTACAACTATAAGCAGCGATATCTGGTAGAGCTATTGGGCCGGTACGATGGTTCGTTTTTATACCATGGAGATCAGCGTTGGGGCTTTTTCCCTGGTGTATCGCTTGGATGGCGACTTTCCGATGAGCCTTTCATGAGAAATATGACCGAAGGCATACTCGATGATTTGAAATTAAGAGCCTCCTATGGTGAGACAGGAAGCGAGCTGGGTCTGGGCGATCCCCCAGCCATGTTCAGTTATATTGGTGGTTATAATTTTAATCAGGGTAGTGCTGTATTGGATGGCAATTATATTATCGGTTTAAGACCAAGAGGTTTGCCGATAACCAACTTGTCGTGGGTTACCAATAAAACCTTAAATTTCGGTATAGATTTCACCCTTTTTGAACAGAAATTAACCGGACAATTCGACGTGTTTGAGCGTCGGAGAAGCGGCTTACCCGCACCTAAATACGATGTGCTATTGCCAGCGGAGGTGGGTTATACTTTACCGGTCGATAATTTAAATTCAGATGCTACCCGTGGTATGGATGGGGCAATTGGGTATACGAACCGGGTAGGGGAACTCGATTATTCGATTGGGGTAAATGCAACCATCGGGCGTCTGCGTAGCCTGGAAACCTATAAGCCTCGTTTTGGTAACGCATGGGAGGAATACCGCTATTCGGTTGAAGACCGTTGGGCGAACGTTAATTGGGGATATGAAGTAATCGGACAGTTCCAGTCTCAAGATGAAATAGACCATCATTTGGTAAACAACGACGGACAAGGTAATCGGTCGCAACTTCCGGGCGACTTGATTTACAAAGATGTGAATGGGGATGGGATTATCAATGGGATGGACGAAAGGCCGATCGGCTACGCTCAGGGTGCGCTGCCGTATTTTAATTATGGAATTAACGGTAGTTTTAGCATTAAAAGATTCACTCTGTCGTTCGATTTTTCAGGCGGGGGAATGCAGAGCTTCTTCAGGAACTGGGAGTTAAAATACCCTTTCCAGAATAATGGAAACCTAATTGAATATTTCGCCAGCGACCATTGGCACCGGGTCGATCCATACAATCCAAATAGCGAATGGGTTGCAGGCACTTATCCTGCTTTTCGAAAGGATGTAAACAATCACAATAACTTTAGGAAGAGCTCCTTTTGGCTCACGAATGTACGCTATTTCAGGCTGCGAAACCTTGAGTTGGCATACAGCCTGCCAACGCGTATAATTGAAAAGGTCGGACTAAAGAATGTTAGAGTTTTTGCTAACGGAACCAATTTGTTTTCGATTGATAACGTGAAAGATTTCGGAATAGATCCAGAAATCAGCAGTGAAAATGGATTGATATATCCTCAACAAAAGCTTTATAATTTTGGTATAAATGTTTCATTATAA